The Littorina saxatilis isolate snail1 linkage group LG1, US_GU_Lsax_2.0, whole genome shotgun sequence nucleotide sequence tttaaatgcgCATGCAGTCCTTCCATGTAAATGATGCAGCTCTTCATTTCTTTTTGGTTTCGGATGTTTCTGTAGGAATTAGCACATTTTTTTAACTGTTGAAAAAGATGGTTTACATGAAGGGAAGAAATAAGTTTGTGCGATGAATACGTTTTGATCAGAATCAGaacttgtgtgcgtgtgtttgtgtgtgtctgtgtatgggtCTACATGTGTgtatagagagggagagagagacagagaaagacagggagagagattgagagagagagagacagagagagagagagactgagagatgtAGAGAGCTAGCAACAGTCAGGCAATTTATGAAAGTAAcaaccaacaagtcgcgtaaggcgaaaatacaacatttagtcaagtagctgtcgaactcacagaatgaaactgaacgcaacgcaacgcagcaagaccgtatactcgtggcatcgtcactccaccgcccgtggcaaaggcagtgccagtggaattgacaagaagagcggggtattcgttgcgctgagaaggatagcacgcttttctgtagctctcttcgttttaactttctgagcgtgtttttaatccaaacatatcatatctatatgtttttggaatcaggaaccgacaaggaataagatgaaagtgtttttaaattgatttcgaaaaaaaaattttgataataatttttatatatttaattttcagagcttgttgttaatccaaatataacatatttatatgtttttggaatcagcaaatgatggagaataagatgaacgtaaatttggatcgttttataaaaaaatatttttttacaattttcagatttttagtgaccaaagtcattaattaatttttaagccaccaagctgaaatgcaataccgaagtccgggcttcgtcgaagattacttgaccaaaatttcaaccaatttggttgaaaaatgagggcgtgacagtgccgcctcaactttcacgaaaagccggatatgacatcatcaaagacatttatcaaaaaaatgaaaaaaacgtctgaggatatcatacccaggaactctcatgtcaaatttcacaaagatcggcccagtagtttagtctgaatcgctctacacacacacacacacagacagacagacacacacacacacgcacatacaccacgaccctcgtctcgattcccccctctatgttaaaacatttagtcaaaacttgactaaatgtaaaaacgggacAGACATGCATGTCTGCCATCTGTCTACAGTTTACAAAATGTTAAGCTTATTTATTCCTTTTCTTCATTCTCTATTCTTCATCTGCATCATTTGTGTAAGCTGTTTATTTGTTAATCAGGAACTACATCGGACTTGTCTCGGACAGAGGAGAAAGAAGAGGGGGAAACTGCAGCTGTTATTTGCTTTGGACATCACCCTGGTATTCAGATAATTCCCTGCAAAAGTCAGTACAGACCTGAGAACTATTTTGACCACACCTTCAGGACTTTCAATTCTCCCACTGACCGGTGAGAGAATGTGCATAAGAATATAAAGAACAGAGTATCTGAGCGctaagatttgttcttgttagCAAATCAAAGTATAATATTTTAATTGACAGCAGTTCAGCTGGGATATTCGTCCAGATTGTAATAGTTTTACTCATGATTTTGACATCTTCGTTAGCTAGGTCTTTCACAAAATCaaaagttgttttgtttttggttttgatcTGTGTTTTTATATATGATGAACTTTTTGCGACTTTGAAATTTTGAATTGTGTTGTCTCCCTTACCTTTCTAATGTCCTTCACATTATTCCCTCTCTCTTATTTTGCAGTAGGCGATGAGAGACTGCACTGCCATGTatcacacagacaaacagacagacggacagttCTCTATATTGAGAGTCTGTGAATGTTACACATTTAATGTATGCATACATTTTGAAGgtctctgtgtgtttttgcAGGCCAGAGCTAATTGACGTTAAGGCGTTGCTGCTCATGCCCCACGGCTATCACGCAAGCCTGCATGACCTCAGTGACATTGACCTCTGCGAGAAATTTCGGCGCCCTCTCCTTTTTGGCGGCATTCCCGATAATTGTTTCATTCATGGGCCTATGCTTGATGAGTCTGCCAAGTTTCTGCACCCGGAGCAGAAAGCAGAAGTGTACCTGGAGAGGGGAGACTGTGATTCGGGGTAAATTTTCATTGTTGTTAGTCCATATATACTAGCACGAGTACTCGGCTCTGTCGGGCACCCACCGAAATCCAACCAAATACCTACCCATGCCCATTGACACACACAACTGTAAGGGGGAAAACATCTCCCATTCCGATCCAACCAAATACCTACCCATGTCCATTGACACACACAACTGTAAGGGGGAAAACATTTCCCACTCCGATCCAACCAAATACCTACCCATGCCCATTGACACACACAACTGTAAGGGGGAAAACATCTCCCACTCAGATCCAACCAAATACCTACCCATGTCCATTGACACACACAACTGTAAGGGGGAAAACATCTCCCACTCAGATCCAACCAAATACCTACCCATGTCCATTGACACACACAACTGTAAGGGGGAAAACATCTCCCACTCAGATCCAACCAAATACCTACCCATGTCCATTGACACACACAACTGTAAGGGGGAAAACATCTCCCACTCAGATCCAACCAAATACCTACCCATGTCCATTGACACACACAACTGTAAGGGGGAAAACATCTCCCACTCAGATCCAACCAAATACCTACCCATGTCCATTGACACACACAACTGTAAGGGGGAAAACATCTCCCACTCAGATCCaaccaaatgtgaccctccaccacggaatgagtcgcatgtcacctttgcatgattttcatatttttacattttcctaaagagttgtttatgctctactcagtggtgaaacccgttttagaaaagagcgaaaactgtttgagttataagcctgtgactaaggtgaccctcacactgttaccagacactccccggacttatattaagcctagcgcagaaccgcgcgaggtgacatgcgactcatttcgtggtggagggtcacaaatacacTGTACCTACCCTGCTCTGCCCGGAAACCAATGAGATCCAACCAAATACCTACCCGTACCCATTGACACACAAATCTGTAAGGGGGAAAACATCTCCCGCTCAGATACAACCAAATACCTACCCGTACCCATTGACACACAAATCTGTAAGGGGGAAAACATCTCCTGCTCGGATACAACCAAATACCTACCCGTACCCATTGACACACAAATCTGTAAGGGGGGAAAACATCTGCTCGGATACAACCAAATACCTACCCGTACCCATTGACACACAAATCTGTAAGGGGGGAAAACATCTCCTGCTCGGATACAACCAAATACCTTCCCACTTACACATAAGgagacaaaaaaaccaaaaaacaaaactttaagATCTTAATCAGATAAGGCACAGAGGTTTTTTAAGATGTgagaaacaaaatacaaaaattcACCCTGACTGGGAGTCAAACCAAGGTCACATCGCTCTAGAAGCTCTGTGTCATCCCGCCATATATACCACCCAGGTAGCCGAGTGGTAAAGATACATTAGATTCAAGGAAAGTATAAAACTTAACGCTGGAGTGTATTGTTAAAATCTGTCCTTATTGATATCTGCTATTCATACTCTACACTCATATGGCGACTTCAATGCAAGGTTGTAATAACCTGACCATGAgtgacatgaacacacacacacaatttggtaAGGATTTGTTCAGGAATGGCCATATAGTGTTGAAAAAAGTGACATATACACTgatacagacagaaaaacacagacagattgacaaatATATATTAGATTATTAttacgcatgcatgcacgcacacacatacacatgcacacagacacaaacacgaaGGGTTTCAGAGTTTCATTTTGCTTTTAAAATTTATGCCAAGTGACAGTCAGCTTTAGTAACTTGATTGGAAACTGCTTCCTAAGCTCCTCTAAAATGCAGCCATGCAAGACTTATCTTTTATTTATGAGTCAGTTTTccaatttgtttgtttaattgattgttttttttagtacagtggaacccccctttataagacctccaaaaatcttagaaaatcaggtcttaaaaaggagcgaGTCTTCAAATGGGGATACATTTACCGAGGTTATGAAcgaaaagtctgaaaaaacagggGATTAAAaggcagggagtcttaaattggggggtcttaaaaaaggggttcCTATGTAGTTCACatcatttagagagagagagagagagagagagagagtgtgtgtgtgtacatgtgtgtgtgtgtgtgtgtgaatgagtgagtgcgtgatgtgtgtgtgtgtacgcgcgcgcatgtgtgtgtgtgtatgtgtgtgtgtgtgtgtgaaaatcatTCGTGCATTTCCACAAGTTGTCTGATTGTTTAATTTCATTTCTGTTCTCTTTTCAGCGCATGCTCTTCACCACAGTACACCTTATGTGGGTTGGCACAAAAGAAAACTAAGAGCAACTACCCCGGCCAAGTTCTCGTTTATGGCAAGCAGGTTCAGGTTGCGTGTGTCAGGCTTTCGCAAGATGTGGAGACAGAGTCGCTCGCAGAAGAGACGGTCCTGAAGCTGAAGGAAAAATGCAAAGAGTTCCCTGTTCAGAATTCCGTGGCCTTCATGTTTGCCTGTGTCGTTAGAGGCGAAGCGCACTACGGCAAAGAGAACGTAGAATCGGCCGTTTTCCGCAAGCACTTCCCCACCACCCCCCTCGTGGGATTTTTTGGCAACGGAGAGATCGGGTGCGATTTTCCAATTGAGGTTGGGGAACCTCACAGATTGAATCATGGGTACTCTACTTTCATCACCCTCATCTGTTTTCCGTAAAGTTTGATCTCATTTAGAATGGGCTGAGTGATTTATTttaccacctaactttgttttataggcacagtaagcctcccgtaaaccatcacagatactgtcaggcttttacacacagtacaaacacccttccatttgaacgctcaccaaacgggaacatcctaggtgccctacgtaaagagcgagcaatttttaaagaattaattttgcagattgtctcctgcactttttggacccatcctgaactcaggtcaaaaatgaattacttcccttcaaGTCTCATTCTAAACTGGCGAAagccgtggaccgatgattatcagaatgtttttggaccgtggtgcgtttttgcgctggacctaacttttaaaatctaaataataaattgacagcttgttacacaaacattctttaatcataaaagaattcttttttcatcaagacaagatcagtacaattcgaagttgtgaaagtttaaaaaaagaaaagcccggaagcagggtcacgcaagggttgtagcagacgacggtttatgcatatcgccagttcctctcaacagtcaaaagccatcgctagagttcttgtgaaccacagccgttgagccgctaacttccacttggcgtcaaactcatgcatccgcaccgaatatgcataccagcgctcattggttaataacaggatattcgatgattattttcccgtgggtagcttccctttgctgcacaatatttacatatgttttagaccaatgagcgctggttttgagagagagagagagagagagagagagagagacgagcaTAACGCttacccaaacaaacacacacacacacacacacacactcgcgcgcgcccACCCACACTTGCGTgagcattaaattacatattacttactccgaatcacataattgcattgacccacttagatgcttaggttatgataaaagctaccccgtctaggtataaggggagcaaccccaactaaaaaagtgactgcaccagcatgactgacaccctgggttacgtcccatgTAGCATGCTACGTCATCATTggtgctggtcacgtgataccccttCAATCGACTACTATCACTCAAGGGTGACGGTTGTGCTCGCTTTCGCTGCGGCTTGTTTTGTGTCTACGGCACCCACTGGCCTCGGCCCCCGTCTTCTTTTTGCTGGCTTGCAGCTGGTGAgattgttcttgttttcttgcaTGTTTCGTTCTTTCTGCTGTGAATTTCGCATGTCCTTTGGACTCTGAAGTTTTCGGCAGTTGTTTGGCTTCCTCTCGGTCGCCATTTGTATTTGCACGTTGTCAGGCTTGTGTTGTTTTCGTCCGTGTTTGGACTGTTAACGCTGTTGTAGCTTGCTTTGTAGCTGCTGTTGGTAGCTTTTACGCATGTGCTAATTTGTTTGCTTTCTGCTTCTGAATTTTGTTAGCGTCTGTGTGACTTTGCTATTCtttcagttgttgttgttgttctctctttcggtcggggatatagctcagttggtagtgcgctggatttgtattcagttggccgctgtcagcgtgagttcgatcccaggttcggcggaaatttatttcagagtcaactttgtgtgcagactctcttcggtgtccgaactccccccccgtgtacactacattgggtgtgcacgttaaagatcccacgattgacaaaagggtctttcctggcaaaattgcttaggcacagttaataattgtctacctatacccgtgtgacttggaataataggccgtgaaaggtaaatatgcgccgaaatggctgcaattactggccgtataaaatttcatctcacacggcatcactgcagagcgcctagaactgtacccacggaatatgcgcgatataagcctcattgattgattaataTGGCCGATGGTGAGAAGAAGAAAGGCTCTAAGCCTGAGGATAAGGGCAAAGGCCCCGGCAAATCTAAATCCTCCGCGTCGGCGTCCTCTAGCAAGGACCCTATTATCTTAGTGACAGATCTTAAGAGCAAGTTGTCTTTTTCTGTGCCTATCTCTGCGCCGAGCGGTCTACCGTCCGGCTCTCAACCGCTAGTTTCGGTCTCTAAGGCTGTTTGCGTTTCTTCGGTTGTGGCACCAGAGTCCGGTGCTCTGGTGTCTTCTTTGATTTCGTCTCTTCTTCCAGAGATTAGGAGTCTTGTTCGACAGGAGATGTCACGGACGGACTCCATTTCCTGTTCTGCCCCCCTTCCGGGGGTGGGTGACGCTCGTTCCCTGGCTTCCTTTTTGCCTGGGCCGTCTTCCTCCGGTCATGTCCGCTCTGGATCGTCCCTGCCGGGACCTCTTTCTCTTCCGGCCCGGTACTCGTTACCTGCCGCTTGCGGTGGTGTGACAGTGCGCGTCCCTCCGGGGATACGGGCTGATCAAGGTTGGTGTTCgcagcagccgtttacggcggctgcacttccggtttccggaaTCGGATGTTCTCCTGCTAGTGAGCGGACTCCGTTCACGTCGGGTTTGAACCTCTCCGTACTCCAGCAGTCGTTTCCGACAGCTGGGCTTCCTGCTGTTGCAGGAAGTAGGGGTTCACCGGTTAGTGAGCGGACTACGTTCACGTCCGGCCCGAACCCCGCCTTACACCAGCAGTTGTACGCGACAGCTGGGCCGGAagccggaagtagtggttcttCCGCTTGTGCACAGCTTgctgtcacttccggtttgtCCCACGTCTTACCACAGCAGTCGTTTCCGGCAGCTGttcttccggctccggccgggaGCATGGGTCATTCTTCCGGTGCACAGTcaactgtcacttccggtttgaTTCAGGATCATGCCTACGGGCTTCCGGGCTTCCGCCCGCACTATGTGCAGCTACAGGATGGGCTTAGCGCTTCCGGTTCAGCTGTACTTCCGGCTCCTCCCAGATTTGCCTGCTCTCTTCCGGACGTTTCACCTGGATCGTCACGGGATGTCGGGCATGCTTCTCAGGGGGGTCAGCAGCTTCCACACACTTCGGTGTTGGCCGCTGCTGATCCCTCTCTTCCTGCCGCTACGGGTTTCGACTCTACTCAGCTTCCGCTTAGCCAGGATGTGAGTGGGGTCGATTCCCAGCAGGACGGACCCCGGCCTTCGGGTCTTTTTGCGCAGCGTCCCTTTACGGGTTCGGGCGGCTCAGTTCCGCCTCCTTCGTTTGTCGCTTCAGATACCAAGTCTGTCGATGATGAGCTTACGCTGCCGGGGGTCTCGGCTAGTTTTAAGGTGGCTCTTGAAGCAGCCGCGGAGGTTACCTCCTGATATTTCTCGGAAGGGGCTGCGTCGTCTGTTAAGTCTTCTGCTTCCGGTCCTTCAGCCTTGGCTGACTTCCGGTTGGAGAAGCAGGACGATGGCTACTTCCGGTTTCTTGAGTCGCCCTCAGTGGCCTTTCAGTTCTCAAGACTCTTTGCGAAGACCACACCTCATGGTGGTGGCCTTCCTGTGCCTTCTGTTCCTTTGCTGGTTCCCCACGGGTCAGCTCCGGAATCGGCATTAGAGTATCTTGCCTCTCCCGCTCAGGCTTCCTCCTTCGTGCCTCTTGCGGCACAGAGGAGGTTGCCTTTGCCAAAGGTCTCCAGAAACTTGCTTTCGCTGTTTGCTCTTCCGAGTGCACCTTTGCAGGTCACACCTGAGCTCCTTCCGCTTCTCACGAAGCCTTTAAAGAGGGACTCTTGTTTGCCTCTTTCTGAGCAGACTCTTGCCTCTTCGGAGGAAGTTGGCAGACAGCTCttggaactcagttccatttcGGAGACGCTCATTAGAGCCCTTTCTCGGGCTCTTACTTCATCTTTGGCtcctttcactctcagcggGGAGCAAGACGCAGAAGATATTGCTACTCTGCTCTCGACGCTCGCTCGGGTGAACGAAGAACAAACGAGGCTGTCCTCTGCACTACGCCCACGCGGTAACGTGCAGGAGGGACTTGTTCCTTGCCCACTCCCAGTTTACTGACGAGTCGACAAGGAACTCCCTCCGCTCGTCGCCCTTTGTTGAGGGCTCTCTCTTTGGCCACCTGGCTCTGGATGCCAGGAAGCAAGAGATTGAGGCTAACAGGGACTCGCAGTTCTCCTCTTTTGCGCTTCAGGCTCTgaagcagcaaaagcaggctGCTCCAAAGCAGGCTGCTCCTAAGCAGTCTCAGTCTCAACAGACTAAGGCTTCAGCTCAGGCGCATCCTGCTTCCCGCAAGAGACCTCATGCCCCTTACCGCGCTTCGGGTAAGAGGTCGTCGGCGGGCAGGGGGAGGGGTGCGCCCAGGGGCAAaccccacccccaatgaagcgtcCCCgacttcgccccccccccccccagccctccactctggtgatggcTGGGGGCCCCTCGAGGGCGCTGTCACATTGGCTGAACTCTACTCACAGCCAATGGATAGTGGGAGTAGTGAAGTCGGGGTTCCGCTTGCTGTGGCTGGAGGACAAGGCCCCTCTTTCAAGGTCTCCTCCAgccttcaagccccccttctctcGGGAGGCAAGGGCCGTCCTCCAGTCGGAGGTTGCCTCTCTGGTGGAGAAGGGAGCGGTGGAGGCAGTCTTGGACCACAGctccccggggttttacgggAGGCTTTTCGCTGTCCCCAAGGCCTCGGGGGCTTGGCGTCCTGTTTTGGACTTGTCGTTCCTCAACACGTTTTTGAGGACGATCAAGTTCAAAATGGAGACGCCTGCCTCGGTCAGAGACGcgctccgcccaggagactgggcgaCCTCCATAGATTTGACGGATGCCTACTTCCATATCTTGGTGCATccagccgaccggaaatggctccgTTTCCGGTGGGCAGATCAAATCTTCCAGTTCCGCGCACTTCCTTTTGGCCTGTCTCTAGCACCATGggttttcaccatggtggtgagacaggtctgcgcTCTGGTGAGGTCGCGGGGGGTTCGGCTGCGGGCTTACCTCGACGACTGGCTTGTCATGGGTCAGAGCGAGGGGGTTTGTTCGCAGCACACCCAGATGGTTCTCCGGGAGGCCAGCTTGCTGGGCTTCTCGGTCAACCAGGCAAAGTCAGAGCTCGTACCGTCGCAGACGTTCACCTACTTGGGTATGGTGTTCAACACGGTCACCTGGACGGTCCACCCCTCTTTGAAGCGGGTGGTCAAGCTCCAGGCTCTTATCCGCTCTACTCTGCCTCTCCTGCAGGCTCCTCTCAGGACATTGGCCTCCATCCTGGGGCAAATGGAGTCAATGGCCCTCCTGGTGTCACTGGGGAGAGTTCACAAACGCCCGCTTCAGCACGctctgaagccgtttgtggactctccttgGGTGAACTGGAACGAGCTCGTTCCTCTTGGGGAATGGTTCCAGGCTGCATCCCTCCCGTGGCTGGACACGGGTTGGCTCTGCAAGGGGGTTCCGATCGCCGCTCCCCCTCCCGAcatggacctctttacagatgcgtccctGCAGGGTTGGGGAGCGCACACGGACCGGCTCACGGCCTCCGGACTGTGGTCTACGGAACAGAGTGCATGGCACATCAACTCTTTGGAGTTGGAGGCCGTGTGGCTTGCTCTGATTGCGTTCCTCCCATCGCTTACCGCAAAGCGGGTCCGTCTGTTCACAGACAATACAACAGTGGCCGCTTAtgtgaacaagcaggggggTTCGCGGTCCCCTACTCTCTCCCGCAGGGCCTGCGAGCTGCTGATTTGGTGCACTCAGCACCGAATCTCCCTTGTAGCTCGGTACCTGCCGGGAAGCCTCAACACTCTTGCGGATGCGCTCAGCCGCTCCAACAAGGTGTTACAGTCGGAATGGACAGTCACACACGGAGCTCTTCTCCGTCTTTGGGCTCTTGTCCCGAAGCCCCTGGTGGATCTCTTCGCCACCAGGTTCTCCAGACGCCTTCCGATTTTTGTGTCTCCCTTCCCCGACCCGGAGGCTTGGGAGACCAATGCTCTGGAGTTGGCATGGTCGGGCCTGGAGGCTTATGCCTTCCCGCCCTTCCACCTGTTGGGCCAGGTGATCAGAAAGGCGGAATTGGAGTCTCCGTCTCTTCTCTTACTGATCGCCCCTCTGTGGCCGTCTCAGACCTGGTTTCCGGACCTTCTGAGGTTGGCTCGCGGTCCTCCAATCCCCCTGTCGCTCGTGAGAGGAGAGCTCGTTCAGCCTCGAAGCGGCATCGCTCACGAGGATCCACAGTCTCTAAGACGTCATGCGTGGAGACTGTGAGGTCGGCTTTAAAACGTTCTGGAGCGTCTGAACGCACTTTGCATCTGGTTCAGCGTTCTCACAGAGCCTCCACCTCTACGGTTTACTCCTCTCACTGGAAGGCGTGGGTCTCTTGGTGCCGGACGGCTGGCGTTAATCCGGTTGCACCTCGTACCATGCATGTGGCCAATCATTTGGCTGATTTGTCTTCGCAGGGactctcctcctcttctttgAAGGTTCGCAGGTCCGCGATTTCGTCTACTTTGAAACAGATAGGGCATTCGATTAGCCTCAGCACTGTTATTGCTGGAGTCATTAAGGGCGCCGCTCTTGAAGATGTCAAATCGCGCTCGGCGTTGCCTAAGTGGGATCTGTTTCTGGTTCTAGAGTTTCTTCGCTCTTCCGATTTCGAACCTCTGGAGGATGCGGGTCTTCCTAATCTTACGCGCAAGGCTCTGTTTCTCCTGCTTCTTGCTACTGCTCGTAGAGGCAGCGAGGTGCATGCCCTTTCGGGCAATCCGCAGGATATCTCTCGGGAACACGACGGCTCGGTGTCGCTGAGATTTCGAGAAGGCTTTTTGGCTAAAAACCAATCACCAGGCCAACCCTCTCCTCGGGTTGTGGTGAAGCCGCTTTCACACATTTTGGCTAGGGATGATCCCGATATGGTCAATTGCCCTGTTAGGGCCCTTGAGGCTTATCTTTCCCGGATTCAATCTATCAGATCGAGCTCCCAGaagcttttgtttatttcttta carries:
- the LOC138982448 gene encoding F-box only protein 22-like; the encoded protein is MAEMEQTEQIDGSTNVLMFPQIVKKAFQFLPAKHICNAARVCKLWRDEAGIVLRQRRQYSWQLFDEENCVGATESDPSNIWTKIQEFLKNLSFRPTAVLLFLTGDLWDECMQKRGKRAGKRAKKEKDLNLYANLPPECRVLWSITSGIVGTTSDLSRTEEKEEGETAAVICFGHHPGIQIIPCKSQYRPENYFDHTFRTFNSPTDRPELIDVKALLLMPHGYHASLHDLSDIDLCEKFRRPLLFGGIPDNCFIHGPMLDESAKFLHPEQKAEVYLERGDCDSGACSSPQYTLCGLAQKKTKSNYPGQVLVYGKQVQVACVRLSQDVETESLAEETVLKLKEKCKEFPVQNSVAFMFACVVRGEAHYGKENVESAVFRKHFPTTPLVGFFGNGEIGCDFPIEVGEPHRLNHGQSSHLQSSSPPC